The sequence CCGCACCAACGCGGCCAGGGCAGGGATCTCTGTACCTGCAAACCCTGCTGTATGGCGGGTAATATCACGAATGGTGATGGCACGCCTGGCCGGTTGCAGTATCAATTGGCCGTTGGCATCTACCCCTTTGTACACCTTCATATCGGCAAATTCAGGAGCATACTTCGCAAGCGGATCATCCAGTTGAAAAGCGCCTTTTTCGTACAAGGTCATCAGTGCTACACCGGTTACGGGTTTGGTCATGGAAAAAATACGCACAAGGGTATTGCGGTCCATAGGCCGGTTGCCTTCCCGGTCGGCATAACCAAAAGCATTGTAGTACACCTCTTTTCCTTTTTCGAAGATCAGCGCCGATACGCCGGCTGTTTTGCCTGAATCGGTAAAGCTTTTCAATGTAGCGTCGATGCGACTTTTAACGGCTGCCGTAACAATAGGTGCAGGTATCTTTTTATGGCGATAAGAAGGGAGCGACGTATAAGCGGCTGCAACAAGCAGCACGGGCAGTATGGCAAGGATCGGTTTATGCATGGTTGTTTATTTCTGGTATCCTTAAAGTTAGGGATTTCCACGGGTCCCATAGTCGTCCACAATACGGACAAGACCCGCTCATTAAAGAATGAGCGGGTCTTGTTCTTACCCAATGCCAGCCGATCGCATTATTCCATTCAGACAATATTGATCTCCACGTTAATATTACCCCTGGTAGCTTTTGAATACGGACAGGTTTGATGGGCTGCTTCTACCAGTTCCCTGGCCAACGTTGGTTCTATGCCGGGCAGACTAACATGCAGGCGCGCCTGCAGGAAATAAGCGCTGCCAGTCATACCAAGGTCTACTTCTGCATCTACAGCGGTGCCAGCAGGAAGCACCACCTTCCTGTCTTTGGCAGCAATGCCGATGGCCCCTAAAAAGCAGGCCGACCAGCCGGCTGCAAACAATTGTTCAGGATTGGTGCCATTGCCTTTAGCGCCGGGAGGAGAAAGTTGTATATCAAGACGTCCGTCTGAACTCTGAGATACTCCATCACGTCCACCTGTGGTATGTGTTTTACCGGTATACAATACTTTTTCAATTGCCGGGGCAGTAATTACTTGTTGTTCCATTGTTATCATCTTTTTAGTTTTTATTGTTATTAATTAATTAGCTTCCTGGTTAAGCCGGGCGGCAGCAGTAATTCGTCCGTCTTCTTTGCGTTGTACAAATCCAACCACCTCCCAGCCTTCTTTATTAAAGCCTTCAGGCAGATTGATCATGGTGCTGTTATTGTTTATAGCTGCCTGCACCAGTTGCCGCACGATCTGTACATGCGATAAACGGCGGCCTTCATTTTCACCGGCCCGCACCTGGGTTTGTGCATTCTTTTGCACGAGGGCCAGTAACAGTACGGCATTCTCTTTATGGCCGGTTACCTTATATTCAACATGAAGTTTGTTGCCATCTAGCTTACCCTGCAACGCCAATGTAGCATCAGCACCTTTGTTCAACTCCCGGGAAATCGCCTGTACAATAGCACCCTCCTGTGAACCTACATATTCGCTCGTTCCATTCACTACTACCTGCGGCGTATAAATTGTTTCCAGGTGCAGCCAGTCGGCATACCGGCGTTGCCTGTAGGTAAAGGCAGCAGCACTGAAGGTGTCTTTCCAGCCCTGGCGGTCCCAGTAATCAACGTGAAACGCGACAATGTAAACAGGCTTGTCAACATTTTCCTGTTGCAGCTTTTCCATCAACTTGTCGGCTGGTGGACAACTGGAGCAACCTTCAGAAGTAAAAAGTTCCACTACGGCAAATCCTTTATTACTATTGGTTATTGCCGGCAGGTTCATAGGCTTGTCATTTTGTGCGTTGCACGAGACATACCATAATACCAACGGCATTACAGTCAGCATTCCGAGGATGGTATTGCGTTTGAATAATTTCATTGTTAACATGCTTTGGTAATTATTGATTGCGGATACAAATTGACAGCAAAGCGATGGAATGAAAATCCATAAAACCCTGAGTTAGGCGAATTGGCGCCTGAACCAGGCAATTCAGCGGTTCAATAATCACCCATTTAATCCTACTTTTGGCGCAACCAATGAATACAAAAAACTTTACCGTCTCCGGCAAAATAATATGGCTAAGCTCACTGGCGCTGGGCCTGCTGGTGGCTATTCCTAAATTAGCTGAGCGGCATTTTAACGGCTATGAAACAGTCGTTAATTCGGCTGTTACTTTTGTGTTTGCCTTATTCGTCTGGTATTACAACATCCTGACCCTTCCCAAATACACAGCGCGCGATATAGTCAAAGGCTTTTCCCCGATACGGCTTGTCAAAAGCCTGGCGCTGGGTATAGCCGTCATGTTTTTACTGGCCTGTTTGCAACAGTTACTGATAGATCAGCTTGACTTTGGACCGGCCATGTTAATGATAGAGGCCCGAGGAGTGCTGGTAAATATCTGTTTTTACATGTTCATTCATTACCTGTACCAGAATTACCTGCATCAAAAAATAGGTATTGAACTGGAACGGGCTAAAATGGACAACCTGGCCGCCCAATATGAACTACTCAAACAACAGGTCAATCCACACTTCCTGTTCAACAGCTTAAATACGCTGAAATACATGGTAGAGAACAAGGATGACCACTCAGTGGATTTTATCCTCAAGCTGTCAGACTTCTACCGCTTCACCCTCGAAAGCAGGAAACTGGACATGATCCCCCTTTCAGAAGAGTTGAACATACTCGATGCTTATACATTCCTCTTAAAGGCCCGTTTCGAAGAGGGGATCGATATCACCATTAACATTGACCCGGCCCACTATACTTCTTACATACCTCCCTTTACCCTGCAACTGCTCATCGAAAACTGCATCAAGCACAACATCGTGTCGTTGGATCGTCCGCTGCACATTCGCTTGTACTCCGACAAGGATAACATTGTTGTTGAAAACCACATCCAGTTAAAAAGGACCAAAGAATCTTCCACGGGCATGGGGCTTGAGAACATTAACCAGCGGTATTTGCACCTGCTAAATAAAACCATTGGCATCCACCCTACCGATTCCCTGTTCACCATAAAATTGCCCGTTGTATATGAATATCGTCATCATTGAAGATGAAATAAAAGCAGCCAAATCACTGGCCAACATGATTACAGCCGTCAGACCGGCAGCCCAGGTGGTGGCCACTTTACAAAGCATTGAAAGTGCGGTGAGCTACTTTTCAGGCAATGAGATGCCCGACCTGGTATTTATGGACATCCAGTTATCCGACGGCTTGTGCTTTGAGATCTTCACTGCTGTCCGGCTACGCTGCCCGGTCGTATTCTGCACCGCCTACGGGGAATACGCCATGGAAGCCATCAAGGCCAATGGCATTGACTATATATTAAAACCATTTGCAAAAGAAGAAGTACAGAAGGCCTTTGAAAAAGTAGATAACCTGAAAAACTTTTTCCAGCAGCATGAACAGCCCGACCTGAACAGCCTTTTTAAAAAAGCAGGCTTACAGGAAGGCAAAAAAAGCTTCCTGGTATTTAAAGACAACAAATACGTGACGGTACCCACCGACCAGATAGCTTTTATTTATATCAGGTATGACACCACTACCATCATGACCTTCCAGAAACAAACCTATCCGCTTACGCAATCACTTGAACAGGTGCAGGAACAATTATCCCCCCAACAATTTTACCGGTTAAACAGGCAATACCTCATTAACTTCAGTGCAGTGAAGGAAGTGGAACATTACTCGGCCCGTAAATTATTTGTAAAGCTCGTAGTCCCCGCCCCCGACGAACTACTAATCGGAAAAGAGAAGACCACCGCTTTTTTAGAATGGCTGGGTGACAGGTAAAAGTTAGTCGAACGAACCAAAAACTACCGGAAAACCAGTAGAAATAAATCCCTCATTTACCGGTAGTTGAATGATTAAAATACGTCTTACTTTAGCCGGTCATAATGTACTTATATGATAGCTAATAATCTTACGTATTCCCAGTCATTACGCGCGCTTGCTACAGGGCTGCTTATTGTTACAACAACATGGTGCAAGGCCCAAACAGTTTTAGTACCCGGCGAAAAGGTATTAGACAAAAAGTGGATCAGGAACGGTACCTATGAAATGGCTTGTTATGCCAGTTCGGGCGGCCAACAAGTAGAAATAAGCTCATTCACCATAAAAATTAACTCCACCGATAAAGCATTATCAGTCTATACTGCCTTACAAATGACAGGGTCTGATGATATTTGGGTCGATACCAGCATTGCCGATGGCAACACCTTTAAACCTGTTTACCGCTCTTCTTTCAGCCCGGCCAAAGAAATGGTGGTCAACTACGGTAAAGAAGTGACCGGTTATTACTACGACAAGCAGACTAAAAAAAGACATACCATTAAGGAGGGAGGAAACAACGCTTTCTTTGACAGCAATACCTATCCCTACCTGCTTGGCCTATTACCGCTCACGACCGGTTATAAAAACGACCTGGCAGTATATGATTTCAAACCAGGCAACCAGACAAATACCAAGAAAGCCCGGATTGAACAAGTAAAAAGCAACCTGTACACCAGCAACCTGACGGGTGAACACAAAGTATGGCAGGTAAATGTATATGAAGAAGCCACTAAGGACAGCTATGTGTATTACATTGATAAGGATACGCGCCGTTTGTGGAAAGTAGAGATACTCACCCAGGGACAGCAATTACTGCTGATAGATAAAGAGATCGACTACAATCCGTTTACGACACAGTTTGACAAAGCAACAACACTGAAACTGGTCACAACAGGCAATTCGGTTATTATCGGTCAGGCTTTTGCCCGGGACAACCAGAATGAAGGGATGCTGAAAGGAATAGCTATTTTCAACATCAACAAAAAGCAACACGCCCAGGCGGGCACATCGGTTATCCTGATCCCCTATACTGATTTCTATAAAGAGTGGATAAAATTGAATGATGCCGCCCGGAAAAAAGGCCGGGCTATTCCCCTCCCGAAAGAAGCCGCCGAATGCATCAAGGTCACGACAGTCTATGACAAAGAAGGGCATTTTGAATTTACCAACCTTATGCCCGGCGAATACCTGTTGTACACTGAGTTTGGCTACGAGCATACCTCCAGCAGGACCGAAGTAGTCGGTTATACAGATACTTACATCAACGGCATGTTCCAGGGTTCCCGCGCCAACACCACCACGTACAACGTTAGCACCAATGCGGCGGCAGCCATTAAAAAGACAATAACGATAAAAGCAGACGGCGACAAAATAGAAGTAAAGCTGAAGAAGACTTTGTAACTTCCGCCAAAACCTTCACCATGCTAAAGTTTGCCTACACCATTTTCTATGTACAAGACGTTATCAAAACCATTGAGTTCTATGAAAAGGCCTTTGGCTTTAAAAGGGCCTTTATTGCAGATACAGCCGAATTCGGACAACTCGATACCGGCGGCACAGCCCTTTCCTTTGCCACCATTGAATTAATAACAGGCGAAATTCCCGGCGGCTTCATTGCAAGCGATGCCAACAAACAACCTTTAGGAGTGGAAGTGGCCTTTTCCACAGACCATGTAGAACAGGCATACCAGGCAGCGATAGAGGCCGGTGCTATTGAGGTTACCCGCCCTGCCGTTAAACCATGGGGACAAACCGTGGGCTATGTGAGAGACATCAATGGATTCCTGGTAGAGATATGCACGCCCATCGGTTAGGCCTTGCACCCTATAAATGAAAGAGGCTGCCCACAACATTTTTCTTGCGGCAGCCTCTTCCAACATACAACGCACTATGCAGCAGGAATAGCCATACGCACTTCCACAACAGCACCATATTGAATAATGGGGCATCCTTTGGCAATTTCCACCGCTTCTTCGTAGTCTTTCGCTTTGATCAGGAATAAACCACCAATGGATTGCTTTTTCTCCGCGTAGGGCCCCTCATGCACGGCACCGGCTCCTGTTACTACCCTTCCATCAACGTCCCATCTCTTGACAGGAGCCACCAGCTTGTCGGCAGCCGCTATACTGGCAATCCAATCCTGGTAAGGCTTTAACGCCGCTTTCATTTGCTCAGGTGATGGCATTGGGTTTTTGCTGGTAAGATCCCTGTGGATCGCAATTAAGAACTCTTGCATTTTGATTTGATTTTATGTTTTTAAAAAAGTGCTGGATAGGATACGGTTATTAATAGGGCTGGGCCCTGAACCAATCTTCGTACTTTACTTTTCCAAGTAGGAAAACTTCATCAGAAACAAGTGTTGCATCATTCAAGGTGGAGCCGAAATAAAGCGCCCGTTCATCCGTTACCAGTTGGCGCGAGTCTTCCGTTGAACTGAGGTAAAAACGGATAAATTCATCCATGGGCATGCGTACGGGGCCTGCCACCTCAACAGTACCATTCCGGGGAGCCCCCAGGGCGATACCTGTCAACGCATCCACAACTTCATCCGATGCAATGGGTTGAATGGCCGCCGGAGAAATATGCACTTCATCCCCCACCGTTCCTGCCTGGGCAATACTGTGGGCAAACTCGAAAAACTGGGTGGAATGCAAAATGGTATAAGGAATACCCGACGCTTTGATCAACCTTTCCTGGGCAAGCTTTGCCCGGAAATACCCGCTCTGTTGAAGCCGCTCGGTACCGACCACAGATAAAGCGATGTGATGTCTCACACCATTGGCCGCTGCTGCCTTCAGTAAATTCCGTCCGGAAGTTTCAAAGAATTCCATAACCGCCTTTTCTTCAAACGACGGGGAATTGGCCACATCCACCACTACCTGCGTACCTTTCAGTGCTTCATCGAGCCCTTCACCGGTGACGGTATTAACACCGCTCGCAGGCGAGGCTGCGATCACTTCATGATCAAGCTGGCGAAGCTTATAGACGAGCTTTGAACCAATAAGCCCGCTACCGCCAATTATTACAATTTTCATAATAAAAGTTTTGTAGCCTTGTTAAAGGCTCGTGTTAAATTGATTGCTGAAAAACCTCATCAGGGTGCAGATCTGCCATCCAGTCTTTGATATAGGTAAACAATGCCTTCGAATCCAGCCTTGCCGCAGGCATCCTGGTAACCCCTGCAACAGCATGACCCAGGGCAACACAATACGGCACTTCCAGGTGAAGCAACAAGCCAAGTTCATAACCGGCATAGAAATACTCCCTGCAATCACGTGGCATATTAAGCTGAGGGATGGGCCGGCCGGCTAAGTCCAATTGCCCATCCCTTGATAATAGCACAGTGCGGTTATCATCCTGGATCAGCAACACATCAATACTCATCGTATTGAACAGGAACAGGTATTTTTCCCTGGCATCGGGCGACCTGAAGCCAGCACTGGTAGCATAAGAGGCCCGTCCGTTCAACCGGTTCCACAACTGATCGGCCTCCTGTTCATCAAGTACCAGCGTAACCCTGCCGTAAGAAGAATAATCACCCATGATATCGAGTAATTCGTCCACCTCGAATACAAGCTTCTTTGAAACATCGCCGGGATGAAACAGGAATTCAAGGTCCCGTTTATTAAGACGTTTTATGACATCAGCAAACAGCCCGTACCACCAACCAGAGACATCATCTGTCTTCGCCCAGCCGGTAAACCGGATCACTGAGCAATCACTGATGAGTGTTTTGAGTCCTTCGATCACCACATCATTCTTGAAACTGTCCCACCTGCAAACCGTATTACCGGTTTTGCTGTTGACTATAGGCCAATACCGCTCTACATCCATGCCTTGCTGATGTATATTTGATAAAACAGGATAGATGCCAAGCCTTTCCCAGCATTCGTTGGGCCCTGTATCTTCCCCGATATGGTCCAGGTACAGGTTTACCGGAATAGATAGCTCCCGGACCCGGCCCGCAATAGCTTCCAGCATGGAAGCAGTATCAGGTGTATAATTTTTTAAGTACATAACACTCCGTTTATACGTAAGCAATGTGCTACAACAGGTTTTCAGGACTGCCTGCAGCAATACTTTCTTCGGTATAAACGACAGGCTCGTCGTCCATCCGGAGAGCATCGTCCAGAAACTCACTACCCTCGTTGGTATTGTGGGGTGGTTCATGAAGTCTTACCAGCTTGTGTTCATCTGATGGATGATGCAGATGGTTCCCGGCAGGGTGCAAAAAGTAAAAGATCATAACGTTGGTTTTGATAAGTGAATAATCTGGCTTGGGTACAATAGCGGAGGAGAAAGGGGAAGAAAAATGCGAAGGTATTGCCTGCTGACGGTTGACTTGCCGTGTTGTTGACCGGTTTTCGTAAGGATCATACGCCGGCGTAGGGCTATCCTGGTGCACGAACAGGTGGAAAGTGCACGCCCATTACAACCGCCTCGGCAAACTGACACCCGTCATCTTCGTTTCAACGGTCAGCAGGCACATAGTAAATGAGCGTTAAGCTTTTTGCAGTGAATTACTTACCCATTTTTCAAAAGAGATAGCACCCAGTTTGGCTTTACCGGCTGGCACTAAGGCAGTATCACTGATCTGTGCGCCGAAGTATTGAGCCTCGCCATTGGAAATAACCTTTCGCGGATCATTTGTCTTATGCAGGTATTGCGCAACAATGTCAGACGCGATATAACGATCGGGGCCGGCAATGTCAAAATGCCCATTAATGGGTGCTGCCAGCGCAGCCTCGGTTACAAAAGCAGCTACATCATCAGCAGCGATGGGTTGGAATTGCACAGTAGAAATGTGTACTTCATTGCCTTGAGTAGCCTGGTTGGCAATGCCGGCCAGAAATTCGAGGAATTGCGTGCTCCGGACAATGGTATAAGGCACTCCGGATTGTTTGATCAGGTTTTCCTGCACCAACTTTGCGCGCATATAACCACTGTCCTGCATCAGGTCAACACCAACAATGGAAAGGGCCACGTGATGCTTTACACCGGCATTGATCTCCGCTGCCAGTAAATTGGCGCCTGCAGTCCGGAAGAATTCCATCACGGCATTGTCTTCAAAAGAGGGCGAGTTGGCCAGGTCTATCACCACATCTGTGTTGTTCATGGCTTCCGCCAAACCTTCACCGGTGATGGTATTGATTCCGGTGGCCGGAGAAGCGGCGATCACCTGGTGCCCCCCCTGACGAAGATTGGCTACTACTTTGCTTCCGATGAGGCCGGTGCCTCCGATGACGACGATTTTCATAATTTGAGTTTTTAGCGTTTATGATTTGCCCTTATAGAGGCCAACGGAATGCCAAACATGCAAATCAATGAAAGTCAAATCGGTAGCTAAAACCAGTAGTCGCATTTTTCACTGTATATCGTGAAAGCACGGACTGTTTCACGATATAGAGGGAAGTATTGGGCAGTTTGCGGGAGAGGATTATTTGGTAAAGTAATCGGCCTTGGTGATGCCTAACTTTTTCATTTTGGAGTGCAAAGTATTGCCTGGAACATCAAGGATATCGGCAGCGCCTCCTGTGCCGGAAATTTTACCGGCGCATCGCTTCAATACTTCAATAATATAACTGCGTTCTACCTGTTCCAATGAGCGGTTTAAAAGATACGCCTGCTCCTGTTTTTCGGAATCAGTCTCCCTGGGTATATATACATCGTCCAGTTGGCCATCAGTTGTCAGCAGTACGCTGCGCTCCATCAGGTGCTCCAGTTCCCGCACATTGCCCGGCCAGGTATAACTGCGCAATTGCTGCATCACCCGGGGTGCAATCTTCTTGATCTTGCGGCCGGTATTCTTGCTGTACTTCTGTACGAAGAAATGCGTAAGCGGTTCAATATCTTCCGGTCGCTCCCGCAAAGGCGGTAGATTAATAGGAAATACGTGTAACCGGAAATACAGATCGGCCCGGAAGCGGCCGGCCTTTACCTCTTCCTCCAGGTTCCGGTTGGTAGCGGCAATCAACCGTACATCGATCCTGATGGTTTGCTTACCACCCAGCCGCTCCAGTTCACGTTCCTGGATCACCCGTAACAACTTCGACTGTGCTTCCAGCGGCAGTTCACCAATCTCATCCAGGAACAAGGTACTATGATTGGCCAGTTCAAACTTACCGATCCGCCGGTCAATAGCGCCGGTAAACGCGCCGCGTTCGTGGCCAAACAACTCACTTTCGATGAGGTTGGCAGGTAAAGCAGCGCAGTTCACCTTTACCATCAGTTTATCCTTACGGGACGACGCACCATGAATGGCCCTGGCGATCAATTCCTTCCCGGTGCCTGTTTCACCCAATACCAATACCGTAGAATTGGTTTCCGCCACCAACGACATCAGGCGGTACACCTTCTGCATGGGCTCGCCACTGCCGATAATTTCAGAGAAATTGTAAATCGTTTTGATCTGCTCTTTCAGGTAATCGTTCTCAACTTCCAATCGCTTTTTATAAGCCAGCAGCTTTTCGTTCGCCTGGATATTATCAATAGCAATGGATATTTGAGCGCATATACCTTTCAACAGTAATGGGCTCAGCCGGTTTGCCAACATCCAGATGGTGCCAATACTTTTGTCGCCCACCCGCAAGGGCAGGCCATACATATTTTTTAACCCAGTTGTTTGCCATAGTTTTGCATAAGCATTGCCGCTCTTCAATTCTTCCTCTACATTAAACACCAACCCATCCTTACTGGCCAGCACCTGCGCAGTATATGTTTCGTGGATGGTGATGCGGTCGCCCGCCATCTTATCAAAATCTACTTTCGCATTTTCAAACAACGTCCTGTCGAACATGAAGGGCGACAAGTGAAGACCATCATCGTCAATCAGCCGTAGCATGGCGAGTTTCGTATGCATCGTTTTATCCAGCACCCTCGCAATAGCGTCCTGCAGTTCCTGCGCTGTTCTTGCTTGCGTAATATCATTACTGAAATTCAGCAGGAAGGACTGCTCCTCCTGCTTTTTACTGATCTGCTCATTGGCCATAATATTGGCCAGGGCGATGGATATTTGTGCACAAATACCTTGCAGCAACTGCACATTGATCTCTCCAATGTCCAGGAACAAAATACCATGATTCGTTTCCCCGTTACGCAACCGGATACCTACTATTTCTTTAAACCCCATCTCCTTCCAATACTGTAAATAGGCGGATGTGATGCCACGTTGTATTTCCCGCTCTACATTAAACAATAAAGGGATGGGACTATTCAGTACGCGGTTCTGCAATCCGTCGTTGATGGGATACCGCGCTTTCTCCAGTGCACTCACGATCTTTGGATCCTGTGTTTTCTTAAGATCATACACGTAGGGACTCATCGTAGTGTTGTCTTCATTGATCCTGCGGATAACAAAGCCGCCCGGTGGATTTAACTTGCTTAAGGCAGCCTGAACGGCGCGGACAAGTTCATCTTTCGTTCTTACCGTTGCGATATCGCTGCTGAAATCAAGCAGGAAGGACTTTTCTTTTTCTTTCCTGAGGACCTCCTCATTTTTGATAATATTGGATACAGCGCTGGAGAGCTGCGGTGCAATGC is a genomic window of Paraflavitalea devenefica containing:
- a CDS encoding organic hydroperoxide resistance protein, translated to MEQQVITAPAIEKVLYTGKTHTTGGRDGVSQSSDGRLDIQLSPPGAKGNGTNPEQLFAAGWSACFLGAIGIAAKDRKVVLPAGTAVDAEVDLGMTGSAYFLQARLHVSLPGIEPTLARELVEAAHQTCPYSKATRGNINVEINIV
- a CDS encoding DUF1223 domain-containing protein; translated protein: MKLFKRNTILGMLTVMPLVLWYVSCNAQNDKPMNLPAITNSNKGFAVVELFTSEGCSSCPPADKLMEKLQQENVDKPVYIVAFHVDYWDRQGWKDTFSAAAFTYRQRRYADWLHLETIYTPQVVVNGTSEYVGSQEGAIVQAISRELNKGADATLALQGKLDGNKLHVEYKVTGHKENAVLLLALVQKNAQTQVRAGENEGRRLSHVQIVRQLVQAAINNNSTMINLPEGFNKEGWEVVGFVQRKEDGRITAAARLNQEAN
- a CDS encoding sensor histidine kinase, giving the protein MNTKNFTVSGKIIWLSSLALGLLVAIPKLAERHFNGYETVVNSAVTFVFALFVWYYNILTLPKYTARDIVKGFSPIRLVKSLALGIAVMFLLACLQQLLIDQLDFGPAMLMIEARGVLVNICFYMFIHYLYQNYLHQKIGIELERAKMDNLAAQYELLKQQVNPHFLFNSLNTLKYMVENKDDHSVDFILKLSDFYRFTLESRKLDMIPLSEELNILDAYTFLLKARFEEGIDITINIDPAHYTSYIPPFTLQLLIENCIKHNIVSLDRPLHIRLYSDKDNIVVENHIQLKRTKESSTGMGLENINQRYLHLLNKTIGIHPTDSLFTIKLPVVYEYRHH
- a CDS encoding LytR/AlgR family response regulator transcription factor, whose protein sequence is MNIVIIEDEIKAAKSLANMITAVRPAAQVVATLQSIESAVSYFSGNEMPDLVFMDIQLSDGLCFEIFTAVRLRCPVVFCTAYGEYAMEAIKANGIDYILKPFAKEEVQKAFEKVDNLKNFFQQHEQPDLNSLFKKAGLQEGKKSFLVFKDNKYVTVPTDQIAFIYIRYDTTTIMTFQKQTYPLTQSLEQVQEQLSPQQFYRLNRQYLINFSAVKEVEHYSARKLFVKLVVPAPDELLIGKEKTTAFLEWLGDR
- a CDS encoding DUF3108 domain-containing protein, producing MIANNLTYSQSLRALATGLLIVTTTWCKAQTVLVPGEKVLDKKWIRNGTYEMACYASSGGQQVEISSFTIKINSTDKALSVYTALQMTGSDDIWVDTSIADGNTFKPVYRSSFSPAKEMVVNYGKEVTGYYYDKQTKKRHTIKEGGNNAFFDSNTYPYLLGLLPLTTGYKNDLAVYDFKPGNQTNTKKARIEQVKSNLYTSNLTGEHKVWQVNVYEEATKDSYVYYIDKDTRRLWKVEILTQGQQLLLIDKEIDYNPFTTQFDKATTLKLVTTGNSVIIGQAFARDNQNEGMLKGIAIFNINKKQHAQAGTSVILIPYTDFYKEWIKLNDAARKKGRAIPLPKEAAECIKVTTVYDKEGHFEFTNLMPGEYLLYTEFGYEHTSSRTEVVGYTDTYINGMFQGSRANTTTYNVSTNAAAAIKKTITIKADGDKIEVKLKKTL
- a CDS encoding VOC family protein; translation: MLKFAYTIFYVQDVIKTIEFYEKAFGFKRAFIADTAEFGQLDTGGTALSFATIELITGEIPGGFIASDANKQPLGVEVAFSTDHVEQAYQAAIEAGAIEVTRPAVKPWGQTVGYVRDINGFLVEICTPIG
- a CDS encoding YciI family protein translates to MQEFLIAIHRDLTSKNPMPSPEQMKAALKPYQDWIASIAAADKLVAPVKRWDVDGRVVTGAGAVHEGPYAEKKQSIGGLFLIKAKDYEEAVEIAKGCPIIQYGAVVEVRMAIPAA
- a CDS encoding SDR family oxidoreductase, coding for MKIVIIGGSGLIGSKLVYKLRQLDHEVIAASPASGVNTVTGEGLDEALKGTQVVVDVANSPSFEEKAVMEFFETSGRNLLKAAAANGVRHHIALSVVGTERLQQSGYFRAKLAQERLIKASGIPYTILHSTQFFEFAHSIAQAGTVGDEVHISPAAIQPIASDEVVDALTGIALGAPRNGTVEVAGPVRMPMDEFIRFYLSSTEDSRQLVTDERALYFGSTLNDATLVSDEVFLLGKVKYEDWFRAQPY
- a CDS encoding SDR family oxidoreductase; this encodes MKIVVIGGTGLIGSKVVANLRQGGHQVIAASPATGINTITGEGLAEAMNNTDVVIDLANSPSFEDNAVMEFFRTAGANLLAAEINAGVKHHVALSIVGVDLMQDSGYMRAKLVQENLIKQSGVPYTIVRSTQFLEFLAGIANQATQGNEVHISTVQFQPIAADDVAAFVTEAALAAPINGHFDIAGPDRYIASDIVAQYLHKTNDPRKVISNGEAQYFGAQISDTALVPAGKAKLGAISFEKWVSNSLQKA
- a CDS encoding sigma-54-dependent Fis family transcriptional regulator, with the protein product MKKTKLPADESPVPSKAVLEQERKVLLDLGNDITRVRDKNDLIVLFSKRIKSLFYFTHTIVTLIEAKDETYTPFLLDHQNSPIRAHNRYGEMVASHFNLNEPFIQAVLKADGPISFWLEDIMDEPLSPPFLRVNYDAGVKEILMTKLMNEEKPMGFIHIYSDRVGSFTNEFRSIIKGIAPQLSSAVSNIIKNEEVLRKEKEKSFLLDFSSDIATVRTKDELVRAVQAALSKLNPPGGFVIRRINEDNTTMSPYVYDLKKTQDPKIVSALEKARYPINDGLQNRVLNSPIPLLFNVEREIQRGITSAYLQYWKEMGFKEIVGIRLRNGETNHGILFLDIGEINVQLLQGICAQISIALANIMANEQISKKQEEQSFLLNFSNDITQARTAQELQDAIARVLDKTMHTKLAMLRLIDDDGLHLSPFMFDRTLFENAKVDFDKMAGDRITIHETYTAQVLASKDGLVFNVEEELKSGNAYAKLWQTTGLKNMYGLPLRVGDKSIGTIWMLANRLSPLLLKGICAQISIAIDNIQANEKLLAYKKRLEVENDYLKEQIKTIYNFSEIIGSGEPMQKVYRLMSLVAETNSTVLVLGETGTGKELIARAIHGASSRKDKLMVKVNCAALPANLIESELFGHERGAFTGAIDRRIGKFELANHSTLFLDEIGELPLEAQSKLLRVIQERELERLGGKQTIRIDVRLIAATNRNLEEEVKAGRFRADLYFRLHVFPINLPPLRERPEDIEPLTHFFVQKYSKNTGRKIKKIAPRVMQQLRSYTWPGNVRELEHLMERSVLLTTDGQLDDVYIPRETDSEKQEQAYLLNRSLEQVERSYIIEVLKRCAGKISGTGGAADILDVPGNTLHSKMKKLGITKADYFTK